In Lactuca sativa cultivar Salinas chromosome 5, Lsat_Salinas_v11, whole genome shotgun sequence, the DNA window AACAAAAATTTGTGATTTTTACATGCATCACTAGCGCGTTATGAACATTGATCCAGAAAGCTAGCTTTTCTTCAGGCTTCAACTTTCTAGGATCAACTTGTTCCAATTGCGAAACTAGAGACCTGCAAAAAGATCTCACTTTTCAGATCATTAGGCATGAAAGAAACATGGGTTCGGATAAAAAAACCTAAAGGGTGTCTGAAACTCGCCTAAAGATTCGTTCTTGATGTTCAACATTACTCGATCTTTGATCATTTCTGCAAATACCTTGCACCTCAACCACACTTGACCAAGATTCACTGAACTCTATTGATGCTTCAAAATCCTTATGTACCCATGTTGTTTCACCTTCGCATTGTGGACTCCATAAAACAAACTGGTCTTGTGGTGAAGAACCAGTAGGCGACGAAAGGAACCCATGACTCAACAATGGTGGATCAGCAATTTGACAGTATATGGTGGAGATGCATTTCACCATCTCCTCAGAAAGCCGATTTGCAGACATACAAATATCACGATTCTCTGCCAGACTAACACTTGAAAGATCATCCGTAGAACGCTGGTAAATCAATATTATGATATATATAAGAATTCAAATTGTAATGCTTGACTCAAGATtccaagataaaaaaaaaaaaattgcaatttttgagTAGCGTGTAGACTCTAGAGTTAGTTCATCTGCTCATGTCCTATATTGTTCACCTTTTTGGGGAGGATACAAAAGCTGCAACTTTTGTCCTTCTGACTAGTCCTTAAAGATTGATTGCTTGTTAAGTTACCTCTAGCATTGCTAATGGCAATGAATGGTACGACTCTAGAGCTTCATGAACAGTTTTTTCAAGAGCTTTGGCTCTTAAGGAAAGTGAAGAGTGGCTTCGAAGAACATGAGAATCCTCAATTGATTTCTTTGGTGATGGATTTATGTATTCTTGGAAAGCTTTTCTGTACATTGAGAGGAGATGCTCTTCCAAATGCTTAACTTCGAATTCCAGTATAGATATCTCCTTGATCAGATCTTTAACGGGCTGATTAGCAGGGGAACCGATCTTAAAagaatgaatttttgataaatatatgcgcaaaatgagttttttttttaccTTCGGAAGTAAATCTTGATTGATGGGATCATGTAAATGAGGTTGATTAACTGTTGCTTTCTCCAATTCTTTGCGTATTATGAACTGATCCTTGAGTTCCTTTTGAAGTTGTAAAATCTGATAAAAGATCCCAAATAGATGATTATTGAACGTAAGAGAATTAATGAAAGTTCGAATTTTTACCTCTTTGTTTAGCGAGTCTTTGGTGTTCTGGAATTGAATTTCTCCGTGTTCTTTGCGATGTTTTTCCTGTTTCATTGACTATCGAACGATTCAATACTAAAATCAAGACTTGTACTGATTGaaatactaaaaaaaaaaaatcaataaatctCACCATTTTCATATGCCGAGGAGCTGTGAAATTTGTGTTCTTATGGTCATAGATTCTTCGCTCTCTATACATTTAAAGAAGAGAAATAGGTTCAATagaaaaacttgatttttcaaaattttcaaacaaatgaaATCTGGAATGTGAATTgtattaaaaacatacaaaagGTTTCAATCATAAACAGAAAAACGCAAGCTTTTTGATACGTAGATTGTCGCTAACAAAGCACATTTTAAAGAAAGTCGCAGAGGAAAATCATCGAACAGTAGGTGTGCACAcgtgtgaagattgaagaatACCTCTTACAGTACTCGTGCCTGTAAACAAATGATTCCATGTTTGCTTCAAACTTCAAAAAAGAAATAGGAGAATTGGAGATGGACCCACTTTAATGAATCATCATTAATTGCGATAAAGACCACATATTCTTAACATTACATCATCAACTACAACAAGAAGGACAACAAAATCAAGATCCCTCAAGACCAGAGGACGTGTTTTGAAACAGAGTAAGCCTAAAACCATTATTGATTCtccaaaattttgactttttaactAATAATTCAAATGGGTTTTATCTAAAGTCACTAATAATTAAAACAATGAAGCTTCTGAATGACATGCCATCCTCCTCTGTAACAATGGCAGCTCATGTATGTCTTCTTGAACTATATCATCATTTTtacattaatcaaatatatttACAGTTACTTTGATTTACACGAATGTTAATGTGTTAAAGTTAAACTATAACAAATGTAAATATATTTGATCAGTCACTAGTCTTCGAAAGTGATGCTACCTTTGTGTATGCGCCTTTTGCAAAGTGTTGGCTTTTGTTTTGTTGCATCAAAAGGAGTAATCCAAGTCCAAAAAATCGACACATGATGGAAAATTCAATATTGTAGTGTTTGGTATTCAATGATTGAAAATATGCTTCTAACCTAAAACTAATTTTGCAATTTCTTTCTTTTTTCCCTCTATTTTCAAGAATGCAAACTTTGACCTCCCCACCTGTAAGAAAAAGGTCAAATGAAATTTTGAAACTGGTTGTATAAGTAATTTTTCCATTTTTAACTAACCAAACCACAGTAATTTGATGAGGGATGTtgataaatacaaacacaaacaTATTGTGAATCTAACCTCACAAAAATCGTTCTCAAAAGGGCACATAACAAGTTTGACTTCTGAGTGTCAAACTAAACAGAGTTTGAAATTGAAAAGAATTAATCTTTTTACGTAAACAGATCTTATAGGCTATAGCTAtgttaaaatatataaaagataCCAAGATATAAAGAAAATGGGAGACAAAAAGCTACGAGAATATATGCTAATTTAGAATCTTTAAAACCAACATGTATTGTTGACTTTATCTTTTGGTAAAACCAATCTTGATATTTGCTGAGATTTAGTATGGGGTTTCTGTAGCATTATGGTTTTAACTGTAGATTAATTGAACAAAAAAGGAGCCTAAAAAGGGGTGAAAGTCGAAGAGTCAAATGGAAAGCAAAAAAGAATTGGTTAAAAAGAAAAGAAGTTGACTGGTTAGTGTGGTGGTGTAGCCTTTTTTTGTCTAATTCCAAGTTAAAGGTCTCCAGACTCCACTAGGGTCTGGATGGGATAATGGTGCACCAAGGTCCCATTTTTATGGGCTGGAAAACACCAACAAAGCTTTCTAAAGTTTTTCATATCATCTCCCAAGAAAATAGAACATATAGTTGGCAATTACCACACATTTTTATCTAAAAATTGATTTATTTTGAACACATTTTATCTCTATGTGATTATATAGGTATAATTTCATTAGGATCAAGCAAGcaaatgagaactcaaatgtttataGGAACCCAATAATTTTTTTCCTGATGAAAATTTTCTATCGATACACCAAAATCGGAATATGTTTCAATCGTTTTGAACATTCGTTTTAAAAAAACTTGTTCACATGTGCATGTATATACACGGGTGCACATTCTTGCATACAATCTCTGATATTAAGGTAGTATTtgtttttcgaaataaaaacG includes these proteins:
- the LOC111878109 gene encoding uncharacterized protein LOC111878109 isoform X2 translates to MESFVYRHEYCKRERRIYDHKNTNFTAPRHMKMEKHRKEHGEIQFQNTKDSLNKEILQLQKELKDQFIIRKELEKATVNQPHLHDPINQDLLPKPVKDLIKEISILEFEVKHLEEHLLSMYRKAFQEYINPSPKKSIEDSHVLRSHSSLSLRAKALEKTVHEALESYHSLPLAMLERSTDDLSSVSLAENRDICMSANRLSEEMVKCISTIYCQIADPPLLSHGFLSSPTGSSPQDQFVLWSPQCEGETTWVHKDFEASIEFSESWSSVVEVQGICRNDQRSSNVEHQERIFRSLVSQLEQVDPRKLKPEEKLAFWINVHNALVMHAFLIYGTPRGALKRISLVLKAAYNVGGHVISVGDIQRMILGCRLPHPGQWLQSLLFSKPKCKSNGAQKDYAIDHSQPLLYFALCSGSHSDPMVRIYTPKSVFQELEVAKEEYIYTNIRIKKGQKLFLPKLVEMYAKESSLCMNGLMDMIEHYVPEFYLRSFKLIRTGKSSKKIEWVPHNFSFRYLIFSQTV
- the LOC111878109 gene encoding uncharacterized protein LOC111878109 isoform X1, whose translation is MESFVYRHEYCKRERRIYDHKNTNFTAPRHMKMSMKQEKHRKEHGEIQFQNTKDSLNKEILQLQKELKDQFIIRKELEKATVNQPHLHDPINQDLLPKPVKDLIKEISILEFEVKHLEEHLLSMYRKAFQEYINPSPKKSIEDSHVLRSHSSLSLRAKALEKTVHEALESYHSLPLAMLERSTDDLSSVSLAENRDICMSANRLSEEMVKCISTIYCQIADPPLLSHGFLSSPTGSSPQDQFVLWSPQCEGETTWVHKDFEASIEFSESWSSVVEVQGICRNDQRSSNVEHQERIFRSLVSQLEQVDPRKLKPEEKLAFWINVHNALVMHAFLIYGTPRGALKRISLVLKAAYNVGGHVISVGDIQRMILGCRLPHPGQWLQSLLFSKPKCKSNGAQKDYAIDHSQPLLYFALCSGSHSDPMVRIYTPKSVFQELEVAKEEYIYTNIRIKKGQKLFLPKLVEMYAKESSLCMNGLMDMIEHYVPEFYLRSFKLIRTGKSSKKIEWVPHNFSFRYLIFSQTV
- the LOC111878109 gene encoding uncharacterized protein LOC111878109 isoform X4; the encoded protein is MKMEKHRKEHGEIQFQNTKDSLNKEILQLQKELKDQFIIRKELEKATVNQPHLHDPINQDLLPKPVKDLIKEISILEFEVKHLEEHLLSMYRKAFQEYINPSPKKSIEDSHVLRSHSSLSLRAKALEKTVHEALESYHSLPLAMLERSTDDLSSVSLAENRDICMSANRLSEEMVKCISTIYCQIADPPLLSHGFLSSPTGSSPQDQFVLWSPQCEGETTWVHKDFEASIEFSESWSSVVEVQGICRNDQRSSNVEHQERIFRSLVSQLEQVDPRKLKPEEKLAFWINVHNALVMHAFLIYGTPRGALKRISLVLKAAYNVGGHVISVGDIQRMILGCRLPHPGQWLQSLLFSKPKCKSNGAQKDYAIDHSQPLLYFALCSGSHSDPMVRIYTPKSVFQELEVAKEEYIYTNIRIKKGQKLFLPKLVEMYAKESSLCMNGLMDMIEHYVPEFYLRSFKLIRTGKSSKKIEWVPHNFSFRYLIFSQTV
- the LOC111878109 gene encoding uncharacterized protein LOC111878109 isoform X3, whose product is MKMSMKQEKHRKEHGEIQFQNTKDSLNKEILQLQKELKDQFIIRKELEKATVNQPHLHDPINQDLLPKPVKDLIKEISILEFEVKHLEEHLLSMYRKAFQEYINPSPKKSIEDSHVLRSHSSLSLRAKALEKTVHEALESYHSLPLAMLERSTDDLSSVSLAENRDICMSANRLSEEMVKCISTIYCQIADPPLLSHGFLSSPTGSSPQDQFVLWSPQCEGETTWVHKDFEASIEFSESWSSVVEVQGICRNDQRSSNVEHQERIFRSLVSQLEQVDPRKLKPEEKLAFWINVHNALVMHAFLIYGTPRGALKRISLVLKAAYNVGGHVISVGDIQRMILGCRLPHPGQWLQSLLFSKPKCKSNGAQKDYAIDHSQPLLYFALCSGSHSDPMVRIYTPKSVFQELEVAKEEYIYTNIRIKKGQKLFLPKLVEMYAKESSLCMNGLMDMIEHYVPEFYLRSFKLIRTGKSSKKIEWVPHNFSFRYLIFSQTV